In Alteromonas mediterranea DE, a single genomic region encodes these proteins:
- the eno gene encoding phosphopyruvate hydratase, translating into MAKISRIIGREILDSRGNPTVEADVYLESGAMGRAAAPSGASTGSREALELRDGDKSRYLGKGVTKAVAAINDTISPALLGKDALAQADIDGIMIDLDGTENKETLGANAILAVSLAVAKAAAAEKGVALYEHIADLNGTSGQYSMPVPMMNIINGGEHADNNVDIQEFMVQPVGAKSFKEALRMGAEIFHALKKVLSAKGLNTAVGDEGGFAPNLSSNAEALAVIVEAVENAGYKMNEDITLALDCAASEFYKEGKYVLSGEDKSFDSEAFGDYLADLSAQYPIVSIEDGLDESDWDGWASLTKKIGDKVQLVGDDLFVTNTKILKRGIDNGIGNSILIKFNQIGSLTETLNAIKMAKDAGFTAVISHRSGETEDATIADLAVGTAAGQIKTGSLCRSDRVAKYNQLLRIEEALGDAATYKGRSEIKGQ; encoded by the coding sequence ATGGCGAAAATTAGTCGCATTATCGGACGCGAAATCTTAGATTCACGCGGAAATCCTACTGTAGAAGCAGATGTATACTTAGAATCAGGCGCAATGGGCCGTGCTGCTGCACCATCAGGTGCCTCTACTGGTAGCCGCGAAGCACTAGAACTTCGCGACGGCGACAAGTCTCGTTACCTAGGTAAAGGCGTAACAAAAGCCGTTGCAGCGATTAACGATACCATTTCACCAGCATTACTAGGCAAAGACGCACTAGCACAAGCTGATATCGACGGCATCATGATTGACCTTGATGGCACAGAAAACAAAGAAACACTGGGCGCGAACGCGATCCTTGCGGTTTCTCTTGCTGTAGCAAAAGCGGCAGCGGCTGAAAAAGGCGTAGCACTTTACGAGCACATTGCAGACCTAAACGGCACATCTGGTCAGTACTCAATGCCAGTACCTATGATGAACATCATCAACGGTGGTGAGCACGCTGACAACAACGTAGACATTCAAGAGTTCATGGTTCAGCCAGTAGGCGCGAAGAGCTTTAAAGAAGCACTACGTATGGGCGCGGAAATTTTCCACGCACTTAAGAAAGTACTTTCTGCCAAAGGTCTAAACACAGCGGTTGGTGACGAAGGTGGTTTTGCCCCTAACCTTAGCTCAAACGCTGAAGCACTTGCTGTTATCGTTGAAGCCGTTGAAAACGCTGGCTATAAAATGAATGAAGACATCACACTTGCACTAGACTGTGCGGCGTCTGAATTCTACAAAGAAGGCAAATACGTTCTATCTGGCGAAGACAAAAGCTTCGATTCAGAAGCGTTTGGCGACTACCTTGCTGACCTTTCTGCACAGTACCCAATTGTATCTATTGAAGACGGCCTAGACGAAAGCGACTGGGACGGCTGGGCAAGCCTAACTAAGAAGATTGGTGACAAAGTACAGCTAGTTGGCGACGACTTGTTTGTAACTAACACCAAAATCCTTAAGCGCGGTATTGATAACGGCATTGGCAACTCAATCCTTATCAAGTTCAACCAAATCGGTTCACTAACTGAAACCCTTAACGCAATTAAAATGGCGAAAGACGCTGGCTTTACAGCGGTTATCTCTCACCGTTCTGGTGAAACAGAAGACGCCACCATTGCTGACCTTGCAGTAGGTACAGCGGCTGGCCAAATCAAGACGGGTTCACTATGTCGTTCTGACCGTGTTGCTAAGTACAACCAACTTCTTCGCATTGAGGAAGCATTAGGTGACGCAGCAACTTACAAAGGCCGTAGCGAAATCAAAGGCCAGTAA